GAGGGAAAATTTTTCAACAGTAATGAGAACAAAAACAGGCCTATCCGCAAATAATAGGTCTATTTTACCTTTAAAACTAACCTTTATACATTCTCTATTAAAGGATGATATTTAAAATTATCAACATAAGGCCTCGGCTTCTTCTTTTTCGGCTCATTAGGCTCTTCCAGTTTAAACTCAATGTTATGCTTGCTTGCATAAGCGATCGCTTCTTCTTTGCTATTAAAATGTAAACTAACTTCAT
The endosymbiont of Acanthamoeba sp. UWC8 DNA segment above includes these coding regions:
- a CDS encoding ETC complex I subunit: MTARIYKPCRTAMQSGVNRTKEWILEYIPQNSRFIDPIMGWTGAEDMMANEVSLHFNSKEEAIAYASKHNIEFKLEEPNEPKKKKPRPYVDNFKYHPLIENV